In one Ictalurus furcatus strain D&B chromosome 10, Billie_1.0, whole genome shotgun sequence genomic region, the following are encoded:
- the nphs2 gene encoding podocin: MLLMKESEMERRTEKISPPPPPKAGRTKRETAPTARERKHKVGKEVKLQEPHKGKERMKDKEAGEEHSNADKKEVPSTVINVDSVRQRTNRESEELLGLLESEWHEEALKPQSLGVCELLLIIAALATVIFFFPISIWFCVKIVREHERAVVFRLGHLLQRKPRGPGLLFYLPFLDICHKVDIRLKMLKVPSHSVVTKDLVCTEASAVCYYRIENVSVCYSSLAGVPAVLQALVQVSVREVLAHHNFASILQNRSEVAHQIQVALDSIACRWGIKVERAELEDLCLPPELQQNFAVEAEAKRQAQIKVIAAEGERAACEALKASIASLSDSPLAIQLRLLQLLHTLRSDQPTVLLNLPSDFLNQPLQLADTSSSSNQNQPTGDISEEMAKDSSMM; encoded by the exons ATGCTCCTGAtgaaagagagtgagatggagagaaggacagaAAAGATAtctccaccacctcctccaaAAGCTGGCAGgaccaagagagagacagcaccGACGgccagagagagaaagcacaaaGTGGGTAAGGAAGTGAAACTCCAGGAGCCACACAAAGGTAAAGAGAGGATGAAGGACAAAGAAGCAGGTGAAGAGCACAGTAATGCGGACAAAAAGGAAGTGCCATCCACCGTGATCAACGTAGACAGTGTGAGACAAAGGACAAATAGAGAAAGTGAGGAGTTGCTGGGCCTTTTGGAGAGCGAATGGCATGAAGAGG CCTTGAAGCCGCAGAGCCTTGGAGTTTGTGAGCTGCTTCTCATTATTGCAGCTCTCGCCACAGTAATATTCTTCTTTCCCATATCAATTTGGTTCTGTGTGAAG ATCGTGCGAGAGCATGAGCGTGCTGTGGTGTTTAGACTCGGACACCTGCTACAAAGAAAACCCAGAGGACCAG GGCTGCTCTTTTACCTTCCATTTTTGGATATTTGTCATAAAGTGGACATTCGGTTAAAGATGCTGAAAGTCCCATCTCACTCG GTGGTTACGAAAGACCTGGTGTGTACAGAGGCGAGTGCAGTGTGCTACTACCGCATTGAAAACGTGTCTGTGTGCTACTCGTCCCTGGCAGGAGTCCCGGCCGTGCTGCAGGCTCTGGTTCAGGTCTCAGTCCGGGAGGTTCTGGCCCATCACAACTTCGCCAGCATACTACAGAACAGGAGTGAAGTTGCCCACCAGATCCAG GTTGCACTGGATTCCATCGCCTGCAGGTGGGGAATTAAAGTGGAGAGAGCTGAGCT AGAGGACCTCTGTCTCCCTCCTGAGCTTCAGCAAAACTTTGCTGTTGAGGCAGAAGCAAAGAGACAAGCCCAAATTAAA GTGATTGCAGCAGAGGGTGAGAGGGCAGCATGTGAGGCTTTAAAAGCCTCTATTGCCTCGCTGTCAGATTCTCCTCTGGCCATCCAGCTGCGCCTTCTCCAGCTCCTCCACACACTGCGCTCTGACCAACCTACTGTGCTCCTCAACCTACCATCTGACTTCCTCAACCAACCACTTCAGCTAGCAGATACAAGCAGCTCTTCCAATCAAAACCAGCCAACAGGGGACATCTCAGAGGAAATGGCTAAAGACTCCTCAATGATGTAA